A window of Plasmodium malariae genome assembly, chromosome: 12 genomic DNA:
TTGCCCTTTTTAttcctattttattttatgataaaattatatttaaggAATTGTATATGCATGTTTTAAACGAAATATGTCCAAGGCAAACGCCTTTTTGTTAGgcttttatataataccaAGATTTAGCAATCTTTACAAATGCATTTTTCActttgcatatataaaaacgtgtatgtacatatataatgtatattattatacgtattatatatatacatgcaaatataaaacattttttttttactattataatccaatttttacaatataatataaaatgtttcTTCTacaattcctttttttttttttaagtaaatatgtttgataatttaaaaatgaaaaaagaaaagagatAAAGCTATAGCACGATAACGCGTTAATGCGGTAACAcgataaaacatattttatgcaacataatataatgaaatatttacataaaaaattaaataataataaataaaaaaaaaaaaaaaaactacttCCAAATGtgaaatgcaaaaaaattacGTACTTACACACAGATCGTACATGTACACAAATATGCTGTTAACTATTACAAGTAactacataaataatatatatataatttataatctgcaaatttacaaataaaacgaaatggCAATAAGAAAAGACATGGACAGGTGTGCAAATGGAAAGTCgaacaaaaataatgaaaagtttaaagtgataaaaaaaaaaaaaaaagataaagccgtgaaatgtttatatatgtatatagtacatttatgtacatatatatatatatatatatatatatataatatacgaAAGGCACGTGAATACGAAAGGACGGAATAAGGTATCAATCTATCATATTCTGATGTGTGAATTTgtgttttataaatatgtacaattcTTTAATTTGTTCCTTGGGGTAAAAATGAAGATCATCTGAAAAGGCTGAATTTATTATGTCATTGAACAATACAAGATTTCTATACAAGTCATCAACAAGATTTAAAGAGAATTCtttgttattaaaaatatatttaaataaataaaaagtatcaATTATTAAATTTCGTATATTGAtggttatataaatatttacatccTTTATTATACGCTTTtcaatatttcttataatttctactaaagtatttattacaagagcaatttttttcccgttactttttattacattaactaaattttccataatttcatcttcattttttgttttatcaatatgatataattctttttttttaaaaaaattgatatattcagaaaaaaattttttcataaaattgtttatattagCTAATTGAACATACATATGGAAGTGTTTATTATGCACTTTATCATAATCTTTTAcaaatacattatttatcAAAGCTGATGAACCGcgtttataaaaatattctcccttggaagaataaatattaagcaGGTCGTCCAGTAATGACTTGTTTACCATGTAGAGGAAATAGCACGAAAATTTCTTTTCCTCCTGACTGCCGTTATTTCTGCTGTTACTGCCGTTATTTCTGCTGTTACTGCCGTTATTTCTGCTGTTACTGCCGTTATTTCTGCTGTTACTGCAGTTATTTCCACTGTTACTGTCGTTATTTCCACTGTTACTGTCGTTATTTCCGctgttattgttgttatttcCTCCGTTGCTATTGTAATTTCCTGTATTACCTTTGTTATTGGCACTACTACCAATATTGTCACTCCTGCTGTGGCTGCCTCTATTACTCCTATCGATTGATGCTTTCCTTTCATCGGAGTTCGTGCATTCCTCCTTATGTAAGCTAAAAATATTGCCCGTTATTATTTTGTCCATAATgtgaaatttaatatatttagatatatctttaaaaaagaatgaataaTAATCTAAATATTCTGAATTGTTCATGTCATTTAGTTCTCCATCTTTGGAATTTTTGGCCTCTATCCATTCTGCTGGTACAATATCTTCATGAACAATTATGTAAGCATTTATTAAacttttatgaaaaatataatcattatatatgttatttttctgAGCCTTCACTCTACAATgttcaaaatataatgcaCAGTTAATCGAATTTTCTATGTCATCTAAGGcaaaaaacttttttataagCATATAAGCAATCTTGGTTTTAAAGATATACTCATATCTGAAATCACAATATAAACAAgagttattaaaaaagttttccaggataataaaatgattatatgAGGTAACGATTTTATCAAATAAtagattaaataataaaataggcATTTGAAACATAACATATagattgttttttatatgatttaaATAAGCACATGCTATTTCGATTTCGTTAAAACTTAATAAATgggatatattttttaactgcatattaatataatataataaatttttatcacaaattttttttaaaatattgattttatcattttttgtcTTTATACAATTATTATCTAAGTGGttactaatttttcttaAGTTATTATTTGTACCATTTATGGCtgatgaatatttatttatttcttgttTTTCTATTGCATCCTCTTCTAGTTTTTCtgcagaaaaataattataatgctTTAACATAGCAATTAAATTTACgtataaaaattcatatttttccattttaaaaatcctatattttttcaacaCATTTAGGATATCattttttagaattaattCTAGTAAAATACATTCGCATGCACTTAAtttctttatctttatatGTGCGGGTAGGAATAGTTTgcttttcctctttttcccttttgacaggtaaatatatttttcctttatatttatgttaaatGGTTCGTCCTTGTAATTGTTATCCATCACATCGGATATATCGCTGCTATTTGAATTCAGAATATCTATCAAGTTGTTTTCGTCAGGTGTGTTCTTTTTCTgcttcttcctctttttcCCTTTCCTTTTTCTCTGCACCCTTACATCACTGTCGTAACCACTGTGGCTGTAGTGGTTACTTGTGTCGTCACTTTCATAGTCGCTTTTGTCATAATTCTCTTCATCACTGTCTTCATCACTGTCTTCATCACTTTCGTCATCATTTTCGTCATCATTTTCGTCATCATTTTGATCGTAAATTTCCTCGTCACTCTCATCATCATTTTGATCGTAATTCCCCACATCGTTTCGATCGCTGCTTTGTTGGTCAAACTCCTCCTCCCTTCTATTCCCCTTAGAGCACAGTTTTCGCCTTCTACGCTTTAACTCATGGTCAGAAAAAGACTGGTCTGAGCGGATTGCACTGTCTGCACTGTCTGCACGATCTGCGTGATATGAACAACGCGAACGGTCTGAATGCTGACCATCTCCACTTGATGCATGATCACTTAATTCGTTTGACTTCTTCTTCCGATGTGTCAAATCGGATGCACCTTTTCTCGAATTAGCACCAGAAACAAAAGAGTTGTTTCGAATGCTGGAAGAGGAACGGACACTAGTATTTTGCTTAATAtgagaattttttttccttttgtttttccctttcacttttttattattttcctcaTCTAGGgaatatttacaattaaatgatttataatttttgtacaaGTTCATGTAATAGTTTAAGTAGGATGGATAAATTTTATTGgtgtacataaaattttgaaaatttcgTTTGATATCAGAACTATTCTTTTGATAccaaaaatgataaatattaaaagcatcaaataatgataattttgcattttttaaaacatacatattttcaGCTGATAGGAATAATACACTTTCATATATACAACAATTTATATCTAACGTTTTTAATAATCTTCTTGATAAGACATGTATTTGTTCAAACAGAGTAAAATCATACGTTTCGTCAAAttgatttttaattttaataattttattgcaatatttattaattttttcattatgaggataaaacaatataactttttctgcccaataatttaaatgaaaatttaatgcacacaaaaataaatggtGTCTTAAATCATTTAGATCAATTACATCTTTGTCTAAATCAACATCAATATCATCAAAAGATATTTGCTTATTATATGTAACAATTCTCTCTAAGCTTTTTTTATCCAGTATTGGCATGTACTCTTTTCTGTTACCCCGTGAGTTATTATTGTCATCATCGTTGATAAAAAACATATCACTATTTCCATAGATATTGCTACTATTAACAttattgatattattatcacCCTCCACTTGCATTAAATATTCGttcattttcaatttttctttacaaATAATCTGTTCTTCCCTCTGTTTCTGGGTCAGCCTCATTCTATCATACGACCCATTTGCTCTATGTTTCTTTTCTTGACGATTTTGTAGGTACGAATCATCTTGTTCGTTCATGTTCCcactattattgttattacaaCTCTCTTGAAATGGGACCTTCCTCTCTTCATGTGCATCTGATGTATTGCCAAAGGGTCTGGTCTCACTAAAGTCATCATAATAAGTATCACCATAATTATTACCATATTTACTGTCACAATTACCATcataattactattattttgatAGTTTTTAGTATCATAATGATTCCTCATAAAATTctctttcttcttttcatCCGCCTCGTGGTGCATCGTGGTTGCACCCAAAATGGAATCGtcatttttaaagatatttcCTACGTGTTTATTACTTGATACCATCGTACCCacattatttaaaacatcTTTTTcgattaaattattttctcttGAATTTATTCTTTGTTCGTTTATTGATGCACATAGTATGTCCTTACTtggaatattattaaaattcaaATTGTTCAGAATATTTTTCGTATCACTTAATGCATTACCaactttactttttttaaaaaacatatcctcattattatatgaatcatttacattaaaggaattattataaccacttgatttttttgcatttatcTTATTTTGTCTATTATTTAGTCCCCATTGATCCTTATCATCTAAGAAACCCTTTTCCTTAAATTCAACAGAATTAGTACgaaattcatttatatccACTTGTTCTTCCATATCAaaatttcttcttctttttctgttttttacatcatcataatttatattctcacatgatttattttcattaaaatggTCTATATTTAATGTATTGCCATTAATCATGCTAATTCCCCCACTATTGTTAGTATTCATCATAGTAAAAATGTTTTCATTTCCTGTATTAGGAAAAGACATTTCTCTTGTCTTCTCTTTAGTACTGTCCATTGAAAAAATggatgttttgtttttttcattattattcaaaGATTCATTAAACATGgtaatattacttttatcAGTACTTAGCTTATTACCAAATCCAAAACTAGGAGTCACATTTTTGTATTCCTGATTCATATTAATGCTAAATAGGGATGTTTTGTCCTTATCATCGTTATTATTACCAAAGTCAAAGATGGACGTTTTAGCCTTAGCATCATTGTTGCTGCCAAGGTCAAAGATGGACGTGTTCTCCTTAGTATCATTGTTACTACCAAGGCCAAAAATGGACGTGTTCTCCTTAGTATCATTGTTACTACCAAGGCCAAAAATGGATGTGTTCCCTTGATTAGCTTCTTGATTACCTTCTTGATAACCATCTTTATTCTTACAACTGTCCTTTTTTGCAGTAGAACTTGCATCCTGTTGTTCTAACTTTACCTTTTTTGTATCATTTGCTTCTTCCCCATCatctttacttttttcctctttattGGTAATTATTccaaatacattttttactttattttcaCTAGATACACCatcatctttttctttctcttcttcattttttgtattaccAAGAAACAAATTATTCTTAACATTGGTACTGGCACTATCCGTAGTGTTATTCAGTAACGTATTATTTGTTGAGTCTATATTATTGTCCTTCGCGCTTAAcaaactattattattaaattcaaATAACGTTTGTTTATTACCAAAACTTGTCTGCTCATTATTTACACCAAAGGatgtacttttatttaaattaaaaactgTAGCACTGCTATTATCTTGTGAGGAgctaaaattaaaaggattAACACTACTCacattattactgttatttaAAAGATTATTTGTAGAGGATATAACACCTAAGGACGAAGCGGTTAAACTATTTGAATCAGAAATACTATTAGTACtgttatttgaaaataacaataacatattatttttcgtagttttttttttcctttcttctaatgttaattttttaatcgGAATATTCAAATTAGGTGGGTTACtgatttcatttttactCCTATcattagaattaaaaaaaaggctgTTCCCAAAGCTGTTATTATTTCCACTGCTATTTCCATTGTTGTTACCACTGCTATTGTTGTTACCACTGCTATTGTTGTTACCACTGCTATTGTTGTTACCACTGCTATTGTTGTTACCactgttattgttgttaCCACTGCTCTTATCATTGGTACTTCCCCCAAAGATGTTATTACCCGTAGTACCGAAAATGCTACTGCTATTGTTAACAAAAAcactgctattattattgctggTATTACTATTTCCTGCTGCGTTAAAAATGACTTTATTTGTACTTGTCTGAAGAATGTTACTCGGATTGAATACATTTCCTTTATCACTGTTATTCATTAGGGAACTGTTTGTACTACCAGTGATATTGTTGTTACTGCTTGATAATGCGTTAAATGAAGTAATACCTGTTGTACTAGATACATTTGAATTATCATTTGtagtgttattattattgttattttgaCCAAATATAACCTTCATTGGCTTTTCTTGactatttaataaattatctttgttcatatataat
This region includes:
- the PmUG01_12070500 gene encoding conserved Plasmodium protein, unknown function, with protein sequence MISQGRKRKNYEEGNEKNKNEKIYDKEIIYEQIHSTPKKNKPRCLVTSNYKDNLLNYFSAILNIRHFGNDFKRKWYMHFYRVCLYDEKMYGTHTSNSSSNKNVDKLIIDYNIEEVLRKLQSVVVRKLDCENLYYQKILVIVCLLFDFFHNKKQVNLKTLRHLEGEEEDTKNTIQDPNGRLRHNYKESKKRSLKSVNTVAYSNDGDDEYDTNKEDMISNVRNSKTESNRKEISKDMDNQKNYYIIEFKNILFSEKKKFNNIEIFYHITNFIIHKYWYSQEHSTYNIFIWFLNYMNNKLEIKKSIHKINEQLEMFINLHPKIFNISHAKKKRKKNAHSSNYTGSGHYFENGVLDYPNLKNRHKQIGGGLSDATNLDNKNKQNLENLNKINNFSNFQNSTNTATNFFSSSNSGGALTLMKNTNTSSVNNFSSPFKGFDQSNNIFSNKNNESSIFMKSNNQNSSTSIFGNPLSVNNNQSSTNSGMSKFTGALSGNTQAQNSSTSNSDNMNNTSSSNINSGGSNNLCSSNSNSNSTLTSNTNLGLNKSNNSVPSSGNIYDIKSNHNLGIQSNNSVSNSLLDISQKKTSNIFDPKNAASKNMPNVNLTPNSSSGLFGFNNSEQNSSIFGNVNFKDNKNIFSFTSSNSNNNSQKNSIFESAHVSNAGNNNSNSNTTNNGAVAGGNLINNSMNTTKVSLNSKSVFENDMNIQKANIFSNIKTSDTIFNSTNGASATVGQPSIFGTQLNNSTNQGLFNKPVSAFANISSVSGVNSGNENNGSTVSNNTNAALNFHSNNMSNNNTSGNICTNTTQMNTGLLQFNSMNTSQSTNSFVNLFNNENGSKELFKDLKISNDTGPKFTVNKKPLFSKRTSKSSLLTPSTLSQENNIFSSLYMNKDNLLNSQEKPMKVIFGQNNNNNNTTNDNSNVSSTTGITSFNALSSSNNNITGSTNSSLMNNSDKGNVFNPSNILQTSTNKVIFNAAGNSNTSNNNSSVFVNNSSSIFGTTGNNIFGGSTNDKSSGNNNNSGNNNSSGNNNSSGNNNSSGNNNSSGNNNGNSSGNNNSFGNSLFFNSNDRSKNEISNPPNLNIPIKKLTLEERKKKTTKNNMLLLFSNNSTNSISDSNSLTASSLGVISSTNNLLNNSNNVSSVNPFNFSSSQDNSSATVFNLNKSTSFGVNNEQTSFGNKQTLFEFNNNSLLSAKDNNIDSTNNTLLNNTTDSASTNVKNNLFLGNTKNEEEKEKDDGVSSENKVKNVFGIITNKEEKSKDDGEEANDTKKVKLEQQDASSTAKKDSCKNKDGYQEGNQEANQGNTSIFGLGSNNDTKENTSIFGLGSNNDTKENTSIFDLGSNNDAKAKTSIFDFGNNNDDKDKTSLFSINMNQEYKNVTPSFGFGNKLSTDKSNITMFNESLNNNEKNKTSIFSMDSTKEKTREMSFPNTGNENIFTMMNTNNSGGISMINGNTLNIDHFNENKSCENINYDDVKNRKRRRNFDMEEQVDINEFRTNSVEFKEKGFLDDKDQWGLNNRQNKINAKKSSGYNNSFNVNDSYNNEDMFFKKSKVGNALSDTKNILNNLNFNNIPSKDILCASINEQRINSRENNLIEKDVLNNVGTMVSSNKHVGNIFKNDDSILGATTMHHEADEKKKENFMRNHYDTKNYQNNSNYDGNCDSKYGNNYGDTYYDDFSETRPFGNTSDAHEERKVPFQESCNNNNSGNMNEQDDSYLQNRQEKKHRANGSYDRMRLTQKQREEQIICKEKLKMNEYLMQVEGDNNINNVNSSNIYGNSDMFFINDDDNNNSRGNRKEYMPILDKKSLERIVTYNKQISFDDIDVDLDKDVIDLNDLRHHLFLCALNFHLNYWAEKVILFYPHNEKINKYCNKIIKIKNQFDETYDFTLFEQIHVLSRRLLKTLDINCCIYESVLFLSAENMYVLKNAKLSLFDAFNIYHFWYQKNSSDIKRNFQNFMYTNKIYPSYLNYYMNLYKNYKSFNCKYSLDEENNKKVKGKNKRKKNSHIKQNTSVRSSSSIRNNSFVSGANSRKGASDLTHRKKKSNELSDHASSGDGQHSDRSRCSYHADRADSADSAIRSDQSFSDHELKRRRRKLCSKGNRREEEFDQQSSDRNDVGNYDQNDDESDEEIYDQNDDENDDENDDESDEDSDEDSDEENYDKSDYESDDTSNHYSHSGYDSDVRVQRKRKGKKRKKQKKNTPDENNLIDILNSNSSDISDVMDNNYKDEPFNINIKEKYIYLSKGKKRKSKLFLPAHIKIKKLSACECILLELILKNDILNVLKKYRIFKMEKYEFLYVNLIAMLKHYNYFSAEKLEEDAIEKQEINKYSSAINGTNNNLRKISNHLDNNCIKTKNDKINILKKICDKNLLYYINMQLKNISHLLSFNEIEIACAYLNHIKNNLYVMFQMPILLFNLLFDKIVTSYNHFIILENFFNNSCLYCDFRYEYIFKTKIAYMLIKKFFALDDIENSINCALYFEHCRVKAQKNNIYNDYIFHKSLINAYIIVHEDIVPAEWIEAKNSKDGELNDMNNSEYLDYYSFFFKDISKYIKFHIMDKIITGNIFSLHKEECTNSDERKASIDRSNRGSHSRSDNIGSSANNKGNTGNYNSNGGNNNNNSGNNDSNSGNNDSNSGNNCSNSRNNGSNSRNNGSNSRNNGSNSRNNGSQEEKKFSCYFLYMVNKSLLDDLLNIYSSKGEYFYKRGSSALINNVFVKDYDKVHNKHFHMYVQLANINNFMKKFFSEYINFFKKKELYHIDKTKNEDEIMENLVNVIKSNGKKIALVINTLVEIIRNIEKRIIKDVNIYITINIRNLIIDTFYLFKYIFNNKEFSLNLVDDLYRNLVLFNDIINSAFSDDLHFYPKEQIKELYIFIKHKFTHQNMID